A segment of the bacterium genome:
GGTCGGCGACCTGCTCCATGTCCCGGCGCAGCAGCCGCGCCTCGATCGCCTCGCGGAAGAGCTGCGTGCGGAACTTCGGCTCCGCGATCGAGATCAGCGCCAGCGCGCGCTCCTGGATGCTCTTGCCGTGCAGGTAGGCGACGCCGTGCTCGGTGACGACGTAGTGCACCGCCCCGCGCGTGGTCACGACGCCGGCGCCCGGCGAGAGGCGCGTGACGATGCGCGAGACCGCCCCGTCCTGCGCCGTCGACGGCAGCGCGATGATCGGCTTGCCCCCGAGCGAGCGCGCCGCGCCGCGGTTGAAGTCGACCTGGCCGCCGATGCCCGAGTAGAAGCGCCCGCCAAGCGAGTCGGCGCAGACCTGGCCGGTGAGGTCGATCTCGAGCGCGGTGTTGATCGCGACCATCTTGTACTGCTTCTGGATGACGCCCGGGTCGTTGACGTACTCGGTCGGCCGGAACGAGAAGAGCGGGTTGTCGCGCACGCAGTCGTAGAGCCGTTGCGAGCCCATGCAGAAGCTGGCCACGACCAGCCCGCGGTCCAGGCGCTTGCGCGTGCCGGTCACCGCCCCGGACTCGATGAGGTCGACGATGCTGTCGGTGAGCAGCTCGGTGTGGATGCCGAGGTCCTTCTTCCTCGTGAGCGCCTGGGCGACCGCGTGGGGGATGCGCCCGATGCCGAACTCGAGGGTCGAGCCGTCCTCGACGAGCCCCGCGATGTGCTCGCCGATCAGGCGCGTGGCCTCGGTCAGCTCCGGCTGCGGGACCTCCAGCAGCTCGCGCTCGGCGGGGACGAGCACGTCGAGGTCGGCCACGTCCATGAAGGAGTCGCCCAGCGTCCGGGGCATCCGCGGGTTGACCTGCGCGATCACCAGCGAGCCGTTCTCGGCCGCGCTCTTGACCACGTCCACCGAGACCCCGAGGCTGACCATGCCGTGGATGTCCGGCGGCGTGACCTGCAGGAGCACCGCGTCGAGGGGGATCTGCCCCGAGTTGAAGAGGTGCGGGATGTCGATGAGCATGATCGGCGTGTAGTCGCCGAGCCCCTCCTGGATGTGGCTGCGGATGTTCGCGCCGATGAAGAAGCTGTTGACGAGGAAGCACTCGGTGAGCTTGCGGTCGGCATACGGGGCGTCGCCCATCGTCAGCAGGTGGATGATCTCCACGTCGGCCAGCTCGTGCGCCCGCCTGACGAGCGCCTCGACGAGCACCGTCGGCGTGCCGCAGCCGGTGCCGATGAACACGCGCTGGCCGGCCCGCAGACGGCCGACCGCCTCCGCGGGGGTCGCGATCATCCCGCGGTAGCGCGTCTGCCAGTCGGGGTCGAAGGGGAAGGGCCGCTGCATCGGCGTCAGGGCCCCGGCGGCGGCGCCGGCGCGCGCAGCAGGATCCGCGCGTCGGCGGCGATCGGCTCGGTGCCGACCTCGCCGACCATCAGCGGGTTGATGTCCATCTCGGCGATCTCGGGGAAGTCGGTCGCCAGCTGGCTGATGCGCTGCAGCCCCGCGGCGATGGCCCCGACGTCGACGGCGCGCTGCCCGCGGGCGCCGCGCAGCAGGGCGTAGGAGCGGGTCGCCGAGAGCATCTGCAGGGCCTCGTCGGCCGTGATCGGCGCGAGGTGGAAGGCGACGTCCTTCATGACCTCGACGAAGATGCCGCCGAGGCCGAACATGAGCATCGGGCCGAACTGCCGGTCGCGCGTCATGCCGAGGATGACCTCGAAGCCGCGGGGCACCATGCGCTCGACGTAGAAGCCCTCGACGTGCGCCTCGGGCGCGTGCTCGCGCACCCGCAGGCTCATGAGGTCGAAGGCGTCCGTGACCTCGCGGCGCGTGGTGATGCCGACGCGCACGCCGCCGATGTCGGTCTTGTGCACGATGTCGGGCGAGACGACCTTCATCACGACCGGGTAGCCGATGTGCTCGGCCGTCTCCACGGCCTCGGCCGCCGACGTCGCCAGCGCCCCCGGGGGGATGCGGAAGCCGTAGGCGGCGAGCACGCTCTTGGCCTTGACCTCGCCGAGCTGCAGGCGGCCGGTCAGCAGGCGGCGCGAGATGATGCGCTCGACGCGCCGGCGGTTGACGCGGAAGCGCGTGACGACGCGCGGCGGGCGGCTGCGCCAGGCGGCGTACTCGCGCATCGCCCGCAGCGCGGCGACGGCGCGCTCGGGCGAGGGGTACTCCGGCAGGCTCGCGGCGACGAGCTCCTCGCGGCCGGGCAGCACCTCGCGCCCGCCCATGAAGGCCGCGAGCACCGGCTTGTCGCCGCGCAGCCCCCCGGCCACGGCGCGCGCGGTCTCGGCCGCCCGGGTCATCGCCTGGGGGGTGAGCAGCACGATGATGCCGTCGACGCCGGGGTCGTCCTGCGCCGCCTCCAGCGCGGCGGCGTAGCGCGCCGGGTCGGCGTCCCCGAGCACGTCCACGGGGTTGCCGGTGCCGGCCGCGCGCGGCAGGTGCGAGCGCAGCGCCGCCGTCGTGTTGCGCCCGAGGGCGGCGACGCGCATCCCGGCCTTCTCGATCGCGTCGGCGGCCATCGTCCCCGGGCCGCCGGCGTTGGTCACGATCAGCACCCGGTCGCCGCGCGGCAGCGGCTGCATCGACAGCGCCGTCGCGTAGTCGAGGATCTGCTCGAAGACGTCCGCGCGGATGACGCCGGAGCGGAGGAACGCCGCGCCGAAGGCGATCTCCGTGCCCGCGAGCACGCCGGTGTGGGACGAGGCGGCGCGCAGCCCCGCCTGGGTCGTCCCGGCCTTCATCAGCACCACCGGCTTGCGGGAGGCCGCCTCCTCGGCCGCTTCCATGAAGCGGTCGCCGGTCGTGATGTTCTCGAGGTAGCCGACGATGACCTTGGTCTGGGGGTCGGCGGCGAGCGCCTCGAGCAGGTCGACCTCGGTCAGGTCGGCCTTGTTGCCGATGCTCACGAGCTTGGCCAGCCCGAAGCCCCTGCCCGCCGCGTGATCGAGGATCGCGGTGCACAGCGCCCCCGACTGGGAGAAGACGGAGATGCTCCCGGGGCGCGGCATCCTGCCGGCGAACGAGGCGTTCATCCGGTGGGCGGTGTTGATGACCCCGAGGCAGTTCGGGCCGAGCAGCCGCACCCGCTGCGAGGCGCAGAGGTGCGCGATGTGCGCCTCCAGCTCGGCGCCCTCGGGGCCGCTCTCGCGGAAGCCGGCCGTGATCACGGCGACCGCCCGCGCGCCGGCGCGGATGCACTCCTCGACCGCTGCCGCCACCGCGGCCGGCGGCACGACAACGACGCCGAGGTCGATCCGCGCGCCGGCGGCCTCCAGCGTCGGGAAGCAGGGCAGCCCGAGGACCTCCGCGGCCGCGGGGTTCACCGGCACGATCCGGCCGGCGAAACCGCCGGCGACCAGGTTCGCGAGGATGTCGTGCCCGACCTTCCCGGGGGTGCGCGACGCCCCGACGACGGCCACCGCCCCGGGCGTCAGCAGCGCCTCGAGGGTCACGGCGCCGCCCCTTCCCCGGGCTTGCGGGACACCGTCTCGAGCCCCGCCGCGCGCAACACCTCGCGCACGCCGTGGAGGTTGTACGTCAGCACGCGGGCGTAGACGACCGCACCGTCGCCGTCCTCCTTGCGGACGAGCCGCGTGCACGTCGTGCCGGCCTCCTCCAGCGCCCGCACGATGCGCGTGAGCAGCTGCGGGCGGCCGTCGTCGCGGACCTCGATGAGCGAGGAGCCGGGCGCGCCGATCCCGAAGAGCCGCCGGAACGCGGCGAGCACGTCCCGCACGGTGATGACGCCCAGGAGCAGCCCGTCGTGGTCGACCACCCCCAGCGCCCCGATGCGGTGGCGGTCGAAGAGCAGCAGCGCGTCGTCGAGCGTCGCCTCGCGCGGCAGCGCGATCGGCGGGCGGCTCATGATCGCGTCGACACGCACCCGCGCGAGCCGCTCGAGCTGGTCGACGCGCACCGTGGGGTTGAGGACGGTCGACGGCAGCGCCGAGCGCAGGTCGCGGTCGCTGACCATGCCGACGAGGCGCCCGGCGGCGTCCGTCACCGGGAAGTGGCGGATGCTCTTGCCGGCGGCCAGGTCGCGCGCCTGCAGCAGCGTCATCTCCGGGTGCAGGCAGACGGGGTCGGTGCTCATCGCCATGGCTATGTACATGCGGTCCCCTCCGTGGCGCCGTCCGTCTCCGCGAGCCCGAGCAGGTACTCCTCGGCGGCCTCGCAGAGCGCGCC
Coding sequences within it:
- a CDS encoding GNAT family N-acetyltransferase, translated to MQRPFPFDPDWQTRYRGMIATPAEAVGRLRAGQRVFIGTGCGTPTVLVEALVRRAHELADVEIIHLLTMGDAPYADRKLTECFLVNSFFIGANIRSHIQEGLGDYTPIMLIDIPHLFNSGQIPLDAVLLQVTPPDIHGMVSLGVSVDVVKSAAENGSLVIAQVNPRMPRTLGDSFMDVADLDVLVPAERELLEVPQPELTEATRLIGEHIAGLVEDGSTLEFGIGRIPHAVAQALTRKKDLGIHTELLTDSIVDLIESGAVTGTRKRLDRGLVVASFCMGSQRLYDCVRDNPLFSFRPTEYVNDPGVIQKQYKMVAINTALEIDLTGQVCADSLGGRFYSGIGGQVDFNRGAARSLGGKPIIALPSTAQDGAVSRIVTRLSPGAGVVTTRGAVHYVVTEHGVAYLHGKSIQERALALISIAEPKFRTQLFREAIEARLLRRDMEQVADRFVVADPEMRTSFVLDDGTQVTFRPVHPTDEPEMRELHYALSQDTVYYRFMTRVQRFTHKEILNYVYIDHRRDVAIVGTVPEAHGEEIIAVGRYYLDEKTNRAEVAFTVRDEWQGRGIGHALFNHLVSIAKRAGIAGFTAEVLRENRRMQAVFNHSGLKVQSRIEEDVISYSMEFD
- a CDS encoding acetate--CoA ligase family protein, with translation MTLEALLTPGAVAVVGASRTPGKVGHDILANLVAGGFAGRIVPVNPAAAEVLGLPCFPTLEAAGARIDLGVVVVPPAAVAAAVEECIRAGARAVAVITAGFRESGPEGAELEAHIAHLCASQRVRLLGPNCLGVINTAHRMNASFAGRMPRPGSISVFSQSGALCTAILDHAAGRGFGLAKLVSIGNKADLTEVDLLEALAADPQTKVIVGYLENITTGDRFMEAAEEAASRKPVVLMKAGTTQAGLRAASSHTGVLAGTEIAFGAAFLRSGVIRADVFEQILDYATALSMQPLPRGDRVLIVTNAGGPGTMAADAIEKAGMRVAALGRNTTAALRSHLPRAAGTGNPVDVLGDADPARYAAALEAAQDDPGVDGIIVLLTPQAMTRAAETARAVAGGLRGDKPVLAAFMGGREVLPGREELVAASLPEYPSPERAVAALRAMREYAAWRSRPPRVVTRFRVNRRRVERIISRRLLTGRLQLGEVKAKSVLAAYGFRIPPGALATSAAEAVETAEHIGYPVVMKVVSPDIVHKTDIGGVRVGITTRREVTDAFDLMSLRVREHAPEAHVEGFYVERMVPRGFEVILGMTRDRQFGPMLMFGLGGIFVEVMKDVAFHLAPITADEALQMLSATRSYALLRGARGQRAVDVGAIAAGLQRISQLATDFPEIAEMDINPLMVGEVGTEPIAADARILLRAPAPPPGP
- a CDS encoding CBS domain-containing protein, with protein sequence MYIAMAMSTDPVCLHPEMTLLQARDLAAGKSIRHFPVTDAAGRLVGMVSDRDLRSALPSTVLNPTVRVDQLERLARVRVDAIMSRPPIALPREATLDDALLLFDRHRIGALGVVDHDGLLLGVITVRDVLAAFRRLFGIGAPGSSLIEVRDDGRPQLLTRIVRALEEAGTTCTRLVRKEDGDGAVVYARVLTYNLHGVREVLRAAGLETVSRKPGEGAAP